The following proteins come from a genomic window of Theileria equi strain WA chromosome 2 map unlocalized gcontig_1105316255037, whole genome shotgun sequence:
- a CDS encoding Vacuolar protein sorting-associated protein family member protein (encoded by transcript BEWA_039040A) — MLSDGTFGGINAFQAMDQGKMLEEAIFFVKEQSYYMKKAIVNRKCGDNTGAGCTCPGKKPDGGIEVSKGTDKNAVGFVAFTHYLKSGTFTLLQDLGNTERLEDNEVTEVKKVSVYYWDGDTDYEKPLLLEVVKYDEQKVYYKRSEDGEKGESETHIWKQYIASSGTALQAMLDDRNCARNNVVPLILEDPEKGIDTSSNCAKEKGIQFFKPYPLTGSDYMATEYKITGLDAKISRIEYQKTKINGIDIPNVPVSQIRLFSSPVNGNLPLMINFNPKSGEPRWYYSKDGNGNDWGETGNDNRFYGSKPTEHLSKKLDELACQYHNGVTIDLSYGTSTSVESYCCEEHANKKKGKNDGKITITTENIKLDGGAGTLPYYKHSVQAGQSVADIKFYHDGDQEQRRHVKSNKLTFPMDGPADIYTFYSSNSKDPKLIYFYKNGDPKATGWYRMQSNNGHNKRWRKTSGTLGTIKKNHIESRTLGCQQWNSLIGELKKRGTTDLPGCIEPTKQVERDGAGGGQEPGSEEVEEVEGDGENEVSNDEIETSLQGPLGPFPGPTVVKAENEDTKDDEIPKTNSKTGAKTSLSPGVYTAIPSPHDSGKGAVEGLLKTLVKLGLTGLDVAGLYAAIIAVELAKDVKDTAPKLVHLLSQDRETGGSKEIEAGPQGLSDPPDEKGKDMLEEHKTAKPDPSCSDIDANQTNGGVAETKVEGGHKDGEQSRVKEPQENSDNSTLTQKSDVTSSESHQPRSGSGGPDSGDDTSLSASQTNPPNVSPSPVTPPQPNDKSLKATNACGVSNHGALVVDTGGNGCIGLLSLGEGANILPDDKVEPAPLPSSPPGHGQGGGPLSGGEGGAAQEPQKTVSEPLKTQPQGVINPSPNPTTSTSPGVTSQTTTEVKTVTLPTEATPAELPKAEESAQESQAEKSIAGAIPAATATSLWTAFGSTSGPIAGAGSLTGLGWWAFKRSKGDPWEKEDVGNSLKHGSNIISELRTSTLSPTHYYELYMKVFNELEYLADFIGEHVKRKNVISELYESVQQATYILPRLYLLVMIGAHYIKSKKVPAKDILTDITELCKGVQHPMRGLFLRYYLVQICKDKLPDSEPDNENGFLDSFDFLMNNFCQSIRLWVRLTAGGYEQKRLEKERIELGLLVGANLVRITQLDGVDINFYSKVALPRILEEIGLIKDSVAKKYLLDCLIQAFSDEFHIHTIDAILTACVASIQSDDGITILITMMNRLSDFIVANPEALPQGVDMFQTFYKHLSTIVIKGSPNDQSQDSPRVGIRGYLDLHAAFLDFTTKLYPGVIEHVEFIENNIMEVLSGILPPDTVIEGQAAHSILKLITIPLKTLSLKTLELEYNSKLIKLLDTPVKKKLAYTIIDELIEAKISMDNISSFDVFFDFIAPLFTPSEDEFSEVISEETSERIHLEQDQICKLIQTIKCSNIQDQFGIYKNLFEKIRESGSRRMKHSLPCLLSCSLKLLFPSHGKSSKGLDWPLNQIQFAFDIFNLAGLISDLIQPIIPEETIKLLVLCAITANEFGSMYCRTYGNESNFSADLKRLCGSFILKACTCYEDELSTGRDQLASLKYMTAAISSKIYIIEREDYYNVAMILARYGSNMVRLLHRCEALVAAAYLFQNAQYFNETRIIWCLEKCISIINTYDFVKPFTRVKAFLIPLEAAKFFKIGDVTNNIRVHIDKLLPELSTDELEVYNKAIERIDRN; from the exons ATGCTATCAGACGGGACGTTTGGAGGGATCAACGCGTTCCAGGCCATGGACCAAGGGAAGATGCTGGAGGAAGCCATCTTCTTTGTCAAGGAACAGTCGTACTACATGAAGAAGGCAATC GTAAACAGAAAATGTGGAGATAATACTGGAGCAGGATGTACGTGTCCAGGTAAAAAACCAGACGGTGGCATAGAGGTCAGTAAGGGAACTGATAAAAATGCTGTTGGTTTTGTTGCCTTTACCCATTACCTTAAGAGTGGAACATTTACTCTACTCCAGGACCTAGGTAATACTGAGAGACTAGAAGATAATGAGGTTACAGAGGTAAAAAAGGTCTCCgtatattactgggatggAGATACTGATTATGAAAAGCCACTACTCTTGGAGGTTGTTAAATATGATGAACAGAAAGTTTATTATAAAAGATCTGAGGATGGTGAGAAGGGAGAATCTGAGACACATATCTGGAAACAGTATATCGCTAGTTCTGGTACAGCACTGCAAGCTATGCTGGACGATAGAAACTGTGCTAGAAATAATGTAGTTCCTCTTATTCTCGAAGATCCAGAGAAAGGTATAGACACTAGCTCAAATTGTGCAAAAGAAAAGGGTATACAATTTTTTAAACCATATCCACTTACCGGAAGTGACTATATGGCCacagaatataaaattacGGGTCTTGACGCaaaaatttccagaatAGAATATCAAAAGACCAAAATTAATGGTATAGATATCCCTAATGTTCCCGTTTCTCAAATACGACTCTTTTCGTCACCCGTAAATGGTAATCTGCCTTTAATGATTAACTTTAACCCAAAGAGTGGAGAACCTAGATGGTATTATAGTAAAGACGGTAATGGTAATGATTGGGGAGAAACTGGTAATGACAACCGCTTTTATGGTAGTAAACCCACTGAACatctttccaaaaaatTAGATGAATTAGCCTGTCAATACCATAATGGTGTTACAATAGATCTCTCATACGGAACATCTACATCAGTAGAAAGCTATTGCTGTGAAGAACATGCAAATAAGAAAAAGGGTaagaatgatggaaaaattaCTATCACAACTGAAAACATAAAACTAGATGGTGGTGCAGGAACTCTCCCATACTACAAGCACTCCGTTCAAGCAGGACAGAGTGTAGCTGACATTAAATTCTACCACGATGGTGATCAAGAGCAAAGAAGACATGTAAAGTCCAACAAATTAACTTTTCCCATGGACGGCCCAGCAGATatctatacattttacTCTAGTAATAGTAAGGATCCGAAGctcatttatttttataaaaatggagatccTAAAGCTACAGGATGGTATAGAATGCAGAGTAACAATGGTCACAACAAGCGATGGAGGAAAACGTCCGGTACTCTCGGGACTATTAAAAAGAATCATATAGAGAGCCGCACTCTCGGATGCCAGCAATGGAACTCCCTTATTGGTGAACTCAAGAAACGTGGCACCACTGATTTACCAGGATGTATTGAACCTACTAAACAAGTAGAACGAGATGGTGCTGGAGGAGGACAAGAACCAGGATCTGAAGAAGTTGAGGAAGTAGAAGGCGACGGAGAAAATGAAGTTagtaatgatgaaattgaaaCATCTCTACAAGGTCCTCTTGGTCCTTTTCCTGGACCTACTGTTGTTAAAGCTGAAAATGAAGACACAAAAGATGACGAGATTCCCAAGACCAATAGCAAAACTGGAGCTAAAACCTCACTCTCTCCCGGAGTTTATACTGCTATTCCTTCTCCACATGATTCTGGTAAAGGAGCTGTAGAGGGCCTTCTAAAAACATTAGTAAAACTTGGATTAACTGGACTAGATGTAGCTGGACTCTATGCTGCAATTATAGCTGTTGAACTGGCTAAGGATGTTAAGGATACTGCTCCAaaacttgttcatcttctaTCTCAAGATCGAGAAACCGGAGGGTCCAAAGAAATTGAGGCTGGACCTCAGGGACTTTCTGATCCACCTGATGAAAAAGGTAAAGATATGCTAGAAGAACATAAAACTGCCAAGCCTGACCCCAGTTGTAGTGATATTGATGCTAATCAAACTAATGGCGGAGTTGCTGAAACTAAAGTTGAAGGAGGCCACAAAGATGGTGAGCAATCCAGAGTTAAAGAGCCTCAAGAAAATTCTGACAATTCTACTCTAACACAAAAGTCTGATGTTACATCTTCTGAATCTCATCAACCTAGAAGTGGATCTGGAGGACCAGACTCTGGTGATGATACTAGTCTATCTGCTTCTCAAACTAATCCCCCTAATGTTAGTCCATCTCCTGTAACTCCCCCTCAACCTAATGACAAATCTCTCAAAGCTACTAATGCTTGTGGAGTTAGCAATCATGGTGCTCTAGTTGTTGATACTGGTGGAAATGGATGTATTGGTCTTCTATCTCTTGGTGAAGGTGCTAATATCCTTCCTGATGATAAAGTTGAACCTGCCCCTCTTCCTTCATCTCCTCCTGGACATGGCCAAGGTGGAGGTCCTCTTTCTGGAGGCGAAGGAGGTGCTGCTCAAGAACCCCAAAAAACTGTCTCTGAACCTCTTAAAACACAACCACAAGGTGTTATTAATCCATCTCCTAATCCTACTACCTCTACTTCTCCCGGAGTTACTTCTCAAACTACTACTGAGGTTAAAACAGTTACTCTTCCTACTGAAGCTACTCCTGCTGAACTTCCTaaagctgaagaatctgCTCAAGAATCTCAAGCCGAAAAATCTATTGCTGGTGCTATTCCTGCCGCTACTGCTACTAGTCTATGGACAGCGTTTGGATCTACCTCTGGCCCTATTGCCGGAGCTGGctctcttactggacttggttggtgggcatttaaacgttctaaaggagatccttgg gaaaaggaagatgttgGTAACTCACTCAAGCACGGTTCAAACATTATCTCGGAACTGAGGACTTCAACACTCTCACCAACGCATTATTATGAGCTTTACATGAAGGTATTTAATGAGCTCGAATATTTGGCAGATTTTATCGGCGAGCATGTAAAGAGAAAGAATGTAATTAGCGAATTATACGAATCTGTACAGCAGGCAACATACATACTGCCGCGCCTATACCTCCTTGTAATGATTGGAGCTCATTACATCAAAAGTAAAAAGGTTCCAGCAAAGGATATATTGACCGACATTACCGAACTTTGCAAGGGTGTGCAACATCCCATGCGTGGTTTATTCTTGCGCTACTATCTGGTTCAAATTTGCAAGGACAAATTGCCAGATTCTGAACCagataatgaaaatggattTTTGGATTCGTTCGATTTTCTCATGAACAACTTTTGCCAATCCATAAGACTATGGGTACGTCTAACCGCTGGAGGTTATGAGCAAAAGAGGTTAGAAAAGGAGAGAATAGAACTTGGTTTGCTTGTTGGTGCAAATTTGGTGAGAATTACCCAGTTGGATGGAGTAGACATTAATTTTTACTCCAAAGTTGCACTTCCCAGAATTTTGGAGGAAATTGGTTTAATCAAAGATTCTGTTGCCAAAAAGTACCTCCTAGATTGCCTAATTCAGGCATTTAGTGATGAGTTTCATATTCACACAATAGATGCAATTTTGACGGCTTGTGTCGCATCTATCCAGtcag ATGATGGGATTACAATTTTAATCACAATGATGAATCGACTCTCTGACTTTATAGTTGCAAACCCAGAGGCATTGCCACAGGGTGTGGATATGTTCCAAACCTTTTACAAGCATTTGTCAACAATCGTAATAAAGGGAAGTCCAAATGACCAATCGCAGGATTCGCCCAGAGTTGGTATTAGGGGTTACTTGGATCTACACGCAGCATTTTTGGACTTTACCACAAAGCTATATCCGGGGGTTATTGAACACGTGGAATTTATAGAGAATAACATAATGGAGGTTCTATCTGGAATCCTGCCACCAGACACAGTTATTGAGGGACAAGCGGCTCATAGTATACTCAAGCTTATAACTATCCCCCTAAAGACGCTTTCTCTCAAAACTTTAGAATTGGAATATAACAGCAAACTTATAAAATTATTGGACACACCTGTTAAAAAGAAATTAGCGTATACCATTATTGATGAGCTCATTGAAGCCAAAATTTCAATGGACAATATTTCCAGTTTTGACGTCTTTTTTGACTTTATAGCGCCTCTATTCACGCCATCTGAGGATGAGTTTAGCGAGGTTATCTCAGAGGAAACTAGTGAACGTATACACTTGGAACAAGATcaaatttgtaaacttATACAGACTATTAAATGCTCAAACATACAAGACCAGTTTGGAATATACAAGAATCTATTTGAAAAGATCAGAGAAAGTGGTTCTAGGCGAATGAAACATAGTTTGCCGTGCCTCTTGTCCTGCTCGTTAAAGCTCCTCTTCCCTTCTCATGGGAAGTCATCAAAAGGTTTGGATTGGCCACTGAATCAGATCCAGTTTGCCTTTGATATATTCAACTTGGCTGGGCTCATTTCAGACCTTATTCAGCCGATAATTCCAGAGGAGACCATTAAGCTCCTGGTTTTGTGCGCCATAACAGCAAATGAATTTGGCTCCATGTACTGCAGAACTTATGGGAATGAATCGAATTTCTCAGCAGATTTGAAGCGTCTATGTGGTAGTTTCATCTTAAAGGCATGCACTTGCTACGAAGATGAACTATCTACTGGGAGGGACCAATTGGCATCCCTAAAATATATGACAGCGGCGATATCTAGCAAGATTTACATTATAGAAAGAGAAGATTATTACAATGTTGCGATGATATTAGCAAGATATGGTTCAAACATGGTTCGCTTGTTGCACCGCTGCGAAGCTCTCGTAGCAGCAGCCTACTTGTTTCAAAATGCCCAGTATTTCAACGAAACCCGTATCATTTGGTGTCTAGAAAAATGCATTTCTATCATCAATACGTACGATTTTGTCAAGCCCTTTACAAGGGTAAAGGCGTTTTTGATTCCACTAGAAGCCGCCAAGTTTTTCAAGATTGGTGATGTCACAAACAACATTCGCGTTCATATAGATAAGCTCCTTCCGGAGCTCTCCACAGATGAACTCGAGGTGTACAATAAAGCTATTGAACGAATAGAcagaaattaa
- a CDS encoding conserved hypothetical protein (encoded by transcript BEWA_039050A), producing the protein MSKNKPEENAGIAKFNKFECLWNPKGASDPKLYDSYAYLDLRLDQFLSSIAQDLTFLPNAIYRPAVYVYINGKMVYRSKILDHANDIFGESIRLKIYSPNTVVTLKLFECEEFDINSSKNPRVRQVLYYESTNRVLVSWVDLHIGLLIPEREYDVICTFRSNPAFYAYNPGGLLYYPSESGIPVIHTQKVCCSCKVCSLLSNRSVGGSIESLNKYFDSTYVNGKVKTEKDANIKFPSKANLQKFNIEGEEPPKDEKVTDKKKKGDLDILEVIDMSENPSGNASSSCTCTELEKVPSAIKSSKYDLCLKCHDYEHCCEHSLENYYVSVNFKLTSSSEPIDAFTEIFSSILTPYLKVEDENEEKVSVVSIFEHFYQHYRSLQTIYKHVCYNPRVRYFELVKFAALLLLISLVVNRLFFPIAFLLVSSVAFSVKTTSSKQFEKDRGDALYLSRGLTLLDDGLERAMRTIMDEEIAKTRENSLSKEQVERNNLNIVNHDLVDKTPIYTKMYKSYQRCENIALKTVAFLFSRSIPSGVRGFLLSTLGILDVVVVAINDFLAICRRFGIHIGVICIFLGLASVRFYRMYIYFSKLFVLATLLCLVGDSLAFISQFKRVAKCSLSYLVLTTYRKEWFLNR; encoded by the coding sequence ATGTCGAAAAATAAGCCGGAAGAAAATGCGGGCATCGCAAAATTCAACAAGTTTGAGTGTCTCTGGAACCCCAAGGGAGCCTCTGACCCAAAGTTGTACGACAGCTATGCCTATTTGGACTTGAGGCTGGACCAGTTCTTGTCCAGCATTGCCCAGGACTTGACCTTTTTACCAAATGCGATATACAGGCCGGCAGTCTACGTTTACATTAATGGAAAGATGGTCTACAGAAGCAAGATTTTGGACCACGCCAATGACATTTTTGGAGAGTCTATACGTCTCAAAATTTACTCGCCAAATACGGTGGTTACACTAAAGCTCTTTGAATGCGAAGAGTTTGATATTAATAGCAGTAAAAACCCGCGTGTAAGGCAGGTCTTGTACTATGAAAGTACGAATAGAGTGCTGGTCTCATGGGTAGATTTGCACATTGGTCTGCTCATTCCAGAGCGAGAGTATGACGTCATATGCACATTTCGGTCAAACCCCGCGTTTTATGCGTATAACCCTGGTGGACTGCTCTATTACCCATCTGAAAGTGGAATACCAGTCATACACACGCAAAAAGTGTGCTGCTCGTGCAAAGTTTGCTCTCTGTTATCAAACAGATCTGTAGGCGGATCCATTGAGAGTCTAAACAAGTATTTTGACTCCACTTATGTGAATGGAAAAGTCAAAACTGAAAAGGATGCCAACATAAAATTCCCGTCAAAGGCCAATTTGCAAAAGTTTAATATCGAGGGTGAAGAACCGCCCAAGGATGAAAAAGTGACTGATAAGAAAAAAAAGGGAGATTTGGACATTTTGGAAGTTATAGACATGTCCGAGAACCCCTCTGGAAATGCAAGTTCTTCTTGTACATGTACGGAGCTAGAAAAGGTGCCAAGTGCGATCAAGAGCTCAAAATATGACCTTTGCTTAAAGTGTCATGATTATGAACACTGCTGTGAGCATTCTCTGGAAAACTATTATGTCTCTGTCAACTTTAAGCTCACATCCTCATCGGAACCAATTGATGCATTTACTGAAATATTCTCTTCAATACTAACACCGTATCTCAAAGTtgaggatgaaaatgaagaaaaagtTTCAGTGGTTTCAATTTTTGAACACTTTTATCAGCATTATCGCTCGTTGCAGACCATTTACAAGCATGTGTGTTATAACCCTCGGGTGAGATATTTTGAGCTTGTAAAATTTGCCGCTTTGTTACTTCTCATTAGTCTTGTGGTAAATCGGCTCTTTTTCCCCATTGCATTTCTACTGGTATCCTCTGTTGCATTTTCAGTCAAGACAACATCTAGTAAACAATTTGAAAAGGACCGCGGCGATGCCTTGTATCTGAGCAGGGGTTTGACCTTGCTGGATGACGGACTTGAACGTGCAATGAGGACCATCATGGATGAGGAAATTGCAAAAACACGGGAAAACAGTCTATCAAAGGAGCAAGTTGAGCGTAACAATCTAAACATTGTAAACCATGATCTTGTAGACAAGACGCCaatttatacaaaaatgtacaagagCTACCAGCGATGTGAAAACATTGCACTAAAGACAGTGGCATTTTTGTTTTCCAGGTCTATACCCTCAGGGGTCAGGGGGTTTCTGCTATCAACATTGGGGATACTGGACGTTGTTGTCGTGGCTATAAATGACTTTCTTGCAATTTGTAGACGATTTGGGATTCACATTGGCGTTATTTGTATCTTTTTGGGCCTTGCATCTGTAAGGTTTTATCGTATGTACATTTATTTTTCCAAACTCTTTGTGCTTGCTACGCTCTTGTGCCTAGTAGGGGATTCACTGGCGTTTATTTCACAGTTTAAACGAGTGGCAAAATGCTCTCTATCGTATCTAGTGTTGACCACTTATAGAAAGGAGTGGTTTTTAAATCGTTGA
- a CDS encoding signal peptide containing protein (encoded by transcript BEWA_039060A): protein MRILAVLWTVCLVRLCYGGDNGKVDSTLFNVEEAEKNAVKVLKLTPKKGAKATKLTYEGLTVWEDKKKSCLSAVLYMDRDQPTLAVIRTKGIKSGAEFTVYKYHNGKKWKKGNESNHKKKLKELQDAARPKESTETVGDNVEEKAKPANKPGDVPARRDPVKTVQHTPQAPSTNKPDTEDSPVVQQNLYTPTQQAVKPVTASSVQVDSTPIALDLNNPDKSKLDVHTETELEVSLKGYTPKNTFHISSVLEGDKELWKSARAGHKCLIAQYCAKDDATILYLEVETSGKCSTRYSEKIGNEWTSLKENEFNEKAKTMIGESGKNVSLNITHPNRLLHKSFNYSFAGNVVQLTVPNNGVSVKKLMDAKKEVWTPGKNEEFGYAKLYTKDGKAELVSVTLKTSTTVKEHHLELKDGKWVPRTNSDAKIKSLVEPVQWVSDFNIDLSTYKDTKECTIFETELLGVTTKHFFPKPGNTAALVKDGNKELWASINPSDTCLSCLYYKGNSGLLEMIVIENSSRRYKYFEKVNGEWSEIEKTTFNSKLNEMRNGT from the coding sequence atgaggattctgGCAGTACTATGGACGGTATGTTTGGTAAGATTGTGTTACGGTGGAGATAATGGTAAGGTAGACTCTACCCTATTCAATGTAGAGGAGGCTGAGAAAAATGCTGTTAAGGTTCTCAAGCTTACACCCAAGAAGGGTGCTAAGGCTACTAAGCTCACTTATGAAGGTTTGACAGTTTGGGAAGATAAGAAAAAGTCATGCCTCTCAGCTGTCTTATATATGGATAGAGACCAACCTACTCTGGCTGTTATAAGGACTAAAGGTATTAAGAGTGGTGCTGAATTTACAGTCTACAAGTaccataatggtaaaaaatggaagaaggGTAATGAGAGTAATCATAAGaagaaactcaaggaaCTGCAAGATGCCGCTAGACCaaaagaatctacagaaaCAGTCGGAGATAATGTAGAAGAAAAGGCTAAACCTGCTAACAAACCAGGAGATGTTCCAGCTAGAAGAGATCCAGTGAAGACCGTTCAACATACTCCTCAGGCACCTAGCACTAATAAACCTGATACTGAGGACTCCCCAGTTGTCCAACAGAATCTTTATACACCTACTCAACAAGCTGTTAAACCTGTAACAGCCTCATCTGTACAGGTTGACAGTACTCCTATAGCCTTAGACCTTAACAACCCTGATAAGTCCAAGTTAGATGTGCATACAGAAACGGAACTCGAAGTATCCTTAAAGGGTTATACTCCGAAGAATACCTTTCACATATCCTCAGTTCTTGAAGGTGATAAAGAGCTTTGGAAATCAGCTAGAGCTGGCCATAAGTGTCTCATTGCACAATATTGTGCTAAAGATGACGCAACAATTCTTTACCTAGAAGTTGAGACTAGTGGGAAATGCTCTACAAGATATTCTGAGAAAATTGGTAATGAATGGACAAGtttaaaggagaatgaGTTTAATGAGAAGGCAAAGACAATgattggagaatctggaaaaaaTGTTTCCCTAAATATCACTCATCCTAATAGATTACTGCACAAGTCCTTCAACTATTCCTTTGCTGGTAATGTTGTTCAACTCACTGTCCCTAATAATGGCGTCAGTGTTAAAAAGTTAATGGATGCTAAGAAAGAAGTGTGGACTCctggaaagaatgaagaatttgGCTACGCCAAATTGTACACCAAGGATGGTAAAGCAGAGTTGGTCTCGGTTACCCTAAAAACATCTACTACAGTAAAGGAGCACCACCTAGAGCTCAAAGATGGGAAGTGGGTACCACGCACCAATAGTGATGCCAAGATTAAGAGCTTAGTAGAACCTGTACAATGGGTATCCGACTTCAACATTGATCTCTCCACTTATAAGGATACTAAAGAATGCACCATTTTTGAGACAGAATTACTGGGAGTTACTACCAAACATTTCTTTCCTAAGCCTGGTAACACTGCTGCACTTGTtaaggatggtaataaGGAACTGTGGGCTTCTATAAATCCTTCGGATACCTGTCTTTCTTGTCTTTATTATAAGGGAAATTCGGGGTTACTTGAGATGATAGTCATAGAGAATTCATCGAGGAGgtacaaatattttgaaaaggtaaatggagaatggagtGAGATTGAAAAGACTACCTTTAACAGCAAGCTTaatgaaatgaggaatggtACTTAA